The following is a genomic window from Marinobacter sp. NP-4(2019).
AACTCTCCGCAGAGCTCACGCCCTTTTGCGCCATGGAGCCAGCGGTCGGGTTCACCAAGGCAGCCAGTTGCTGCAATGACTGGGCGGACTGCTTGTCCTGCTGGTAAGTATCAAAGGCCTGATAGATTTCACCGCAGGTCACACCGTCGCCGTCGGTGGCGGCGGACGTCATGTAGCCGGATGTCTGGCAACCGGCCAAAGCGGTTGTCAGGAAAAGTGGAAACAAATAAACCTTCTTCAACGGATACTCCTCCAGATAATCGAAAGCGGGGTGGCGTTTTACCCCAACTCCATCCCTCAGGCAACATCAATACACGCCAAAGTCAGGGCCCAGGTTCCCATCTGAGGTGAGTTTTCCGTAGAACAGCCAGTCACCACAGATCATTGTGAATCGTCAGAAAGTGCCTCGTCGTTTCGCTCCAGCCATTCCCGGAACCATTGCTCCCGCAGCCGGACTGTTTGGGAGTACCAACGGTGGTCGCGAATGACGGCGTTGGCCATATGCTCCGGCGCCGTTGGCATGTGGGGGCGCATCGGCACGCGGGTCTCCACATGGAGACCAATACGTTGGCGCGCCGAGCGACGGGTGGGACCGTAGCTGATCCGGTTTGCCTGGGCGGCCATATGCTCAGTGCGGGTGGCAAACCCGATAAACTGCTCCGCCATGGCGGCCTGATCCGTGCCCCTGGGAATCGCCCAGCTGTTAAAGCCAATCAGTTGCCCATCCCAGAT
Proteins encoded in this region:
- a CDS encoding lipoprotein — protein: MKKVYLFPLFLTTALAGCQTSGYMTSAATDGDGVTCGEIYQAFDTYQQDKQSAQSLQQLAALVNPTAGSMAQKGVSSAESYYEQIKASANIALAVRGCQPVG